A single region of the Thermotoga profunda AZM34c06 genome encodes:
- the rapZ gene encoding RNase adapter RapZ, whose translation MKRVLIVSGLSGAGKSTAIKVLEDIGFFCIDNLPPVLLNDFMALLASSSVEKVALVIDVRSAQLGDAVQAVNKLIESYNGIVTVIFLEASVEELLRRFATTRRRHPLEGVLNLEQAILKEKEMLREMREISIVIDTTDLDIHSLREKIGSLLREEERFMIRIRSFGFKYGIPLDTDFVIDTRFLPNPFYERELAALDGRNERVREFFKRHDVVEQFIEYTAKMITLAAHGYVKEGRAVMTVSIGCTGGRHRSVYIVERLFETLKDSFVVHVEHRDVDK comes from the coding sequence GTGAAAAGAGTCTTAATTGTCTCAGGATTATCTGGTGCCGGTAAGAGCACGGCGATTAAAGTTCTCGAAGACATAGGTTTTTTCTGTATAGACAATCTCCCGCCTGTTTTGCTTAACGATTTCATGGCACTTTTAGCCAGTTCTTCTGTTGAAAAAGTTGCACTGGTTATAGATGTGAGAAGCGCTCAGTTAGGAGATGCTGTCCAAGCAGTCAATAAACTGATTGAAAGCTACAATGGCATAGTCACTGTGATCTTTCTTGAAGCCTCCGTTGAGGAACTGCTCAGAAGATTTGCAACAACACGTAGACGTCATCCTTTAGAAGGAGTTTTGAACCTTGAACAGGCTATTTTGAAAGAGAAAGAAATGCTCAGAGAAATGAGAGAAATTTCAATAGTAATAGATACAACGGATCTTGATATACATTCACTGCGCGAGAAGATAGGTTCTTTGTTGAGAGAAGAAGAGCGTTTTATGATCAGAATCAGAAGTTTTGGATTCAAATATGGTATACCGCTTGATACAGATTTTGTAATAGACACTCGTTTTTTACCAAATCCTTTTTATGAAAGAGAACTGGCGGCGCTTGATGGTAGAAACGAGAGAGTAAGGGAATTTTTCAAAAGGCATGATGTTGTAGAACAATTTATAGAATACACTGCAAAGATGATAACTCTGGCGGCACACGGATACGTAAAAGAAGGAAGAGCGGTCATGACTGTTTCCATAGGATGTACTGGTGGAAGGCATAGATCTGTTTACATAGTCGAAAGACTTTTCGAGACGCTCAAAGACAGTTTTGTTGTCCATGTAGAACACAGGGATGTGGATAAATGA
- a CDS encoding gluconeogenesis factor YvcK family protein, translating into MKVVAIGGGTGLSVLLRGLKNYDLDLTAIVAVTDEGGSSGKIRQELEIPPPGDVRNNIIALAQDESLMSRIFSYRFQSNGTLSNHSVGNIILAALTRMTGSFNMAVKLASNILAIKGKVLPVCEQLIRLVAHYDDGATVIGETQIIQKRARIISVELDKPAKALDEVIETLETSDVILIGPGSLYTSVITNFLVDGVSQAINHNKKAIKIYIANIMTQPGETLNMNLQDHVSEVEKYLQSSVDFIIANSSNFPKEIIDSYSLQGAEPVIPKGAIDDRYILKPLLKTVYEPSDPRLKARHDSDLLAKTVLEICWRGTK; encoded by the coding sequence ATGAAGGTTGTTGCTATTGGTGGAGGAACAGGTCTCTCGGTGTTGTTGAGAGGTTTGAAAAATTATGATTTAGATCTAACCGCGATTGTGGCAGTGACGGATGAAGGAGGAAGTTCAGGTAAGATCAGGCAAGAATTGGAGATTCCTCCTCCTGGTGATGTTAGGAACAATATCATAGCGCTCGCACAAGATGAGAGTTTAATGAGCCGTATTTTCTCTTACAGATTTCAGAGCAATGGTACGCTTTCAAACCACAGTGTGGGAAACATCATCTTAGCTGCGCTCACAAGAATGACGGGTAGTTTCAATATGGCTGTCAAGTTGGCTTCGAATATTCTTGCTATCAAAGGAAAGGTACTACCTGTATGTGAGCAGTTGATAAGACTTGTTGCCCATTATGATGACGGCGCAACGGTGATTGGCGAAACTCAGATCATTCAAAAACGCGCGAGAATAATCTCTGTGGAACTCGACAAACCAGCCAAGGCACTTGATGAAGTTATCGAGACTTTAGAGACATCAGACGTGATACTCATTGGTCCTGGAAGTCTCTATACAAGTGTGATAACAAATTTCCTTGTTGATGGCGTTTCACAGGCAATAAATCACAACAAAAAAGCCATAAAGATTTACATTGCAAACATAATGACTCAACCAGGTGAAACATTGAATATGAACCTACAAGATCACGTCAGCGAGGTAGAAAAGTATTTACAAAGCTCTGTGGATTTCATTATCGCTAACAGTTCGAATTTTCCAAAAGAGATCATTGATTCGTACTCACTTCAGGGAGCCGAACCCGTGATTCCTAAGGGTGCGATTGACGATAGGTATATTTTGAAACCCTTGCTCAAAACAGTTTATGAACCAAGTGATCCTCGACTCAAAGCAAGGCATGATAGTGACTTGCTCGCTAAAACCGTTCTTGAAATTTGCTGGAGAGGAACAAAATGA
- the whiA gene encoding DNA-binding protein WhiA, translating into MRKTSFSEKVRYELCSMEISNLAEAEAELMGFIKAKGVLRLSKDDKTISVTLPNIQTARRFLKLMDQLSIAEHETVVIQTRQLWKQKGVQFNLPVLFLENLQQELFSEKIPKKISDDAALFGDFLRGLYLASGSIIDPIVSYHLEIASGSQEFLEQIRISLKDKFGIESRVWQSRHNYKLSIRRANDLIETLNLIGAIESATLVEQIVQRRSVASDVNRSMNFLSANADRIGISTVKQVRAIEIIDQSIGIDSLEDDLKKLAKLRIENEDLSLRELGEMMEPKMSKSMIYSRMRKIMQLADKIERGQIK; encoded by the coding sequence ATGAGAAAGACGAGTTTTTCTGAGAAAGTGAGATACGAATTGTGTTCGATGGAAATTTCAAATCTTGCAGAAGCCGAAGCTGAATTGATGGGCTTTATAAAAGCCAAAGGTGTTCTGAGATTGTCAAAAGACGATAAGACTATTTCTGTGACATTACCGAATATACAAACTGCAAGAAGGTTTTTGAAACTCATGGATCAATTGTCGATTGCAGAACACGAAACGGTGGTTATACAAACCAGGCAATTGTGGAAACAAAAAGGAGTTCAGTTCAATCTACCCGTTTTATTCCTGGAAAATCTTCAGCAAGAACTTTTCAGCGAAAAGATTCCAAAAAAGATATCAGATGATGCGGCGCTTTTTGGGGATTTTTTAAGGGGTCTTTACTTGGCATCGGGTTCGATAATTGATCCTATTGTTTCATACCATTTGGAAATTGCCAGTGGTTCTCAAGAATTTCTGGAACAGATTCGTATCTCTTTAAAGGACAAATTTGGTATAGAATCGAGAGTCTGGCAATCACGTCACAATTACAAACTTTCTATCAGAAGAGCGAATGATTTGATTGAGACTCTCAACTTGATTGGAGCCATAGAATCTGCTACATTGGTTGAGCAGATAGTACAAAGGCGTTCTGTGGCATCTGATGTTAACAGAAGTATGAACTTTTTGTCTGCAAATGCTGATAGAATAGGAATTAGTACCGTAAAGCAGGTACGAGCTATTGAGATAATTGACCAGAGCATTGGAATAGATTCATTGGAAGACGATCTGAAAAAACTGGCTAAATTACGGATCGAAAACGAAGATCTTAGCCTGAGAGAACTTGGAGAGATGATGGAGCCAAAGATGAGTAAATCGATGATTTACTCGAGAATGAGAAAAATCATGCAACTTGCAGATAAAATAGAAAGAGGGCAGATCAAATGA
- the nrdR gene encoding transcriptional regulator NrdR, with the protein MKCPFCGFPDSRVLDSRPTLDGTAIRRRRECPECGARFTTYERYELLPLIVVKKDGRREVFDRSKLLNGVLKACEKRPISYETLERLVEEVELTLQRQGTTEIPSKLIGELVMTKLRQIDQVAYVRFASVYKDFREIDQFLEIVKELKKDQEVEK; encoded by the coding sequence ATGAAATGCCCCTTTTGCGGTTTTCCGGATAGTAGGGTCTTGGATTCAAGGCCCACACTCGATGGAACGGCTATCAGAAGAAGGAGAGAATGCCCTGAATGTGGTGCGAGATTTACAACATATGAAAGATACGAACTATTGCCTTTGATAGTGGTAAAAAAAGATGGTCGAAGAGAGGTATTCGATCGCTCAAAGCTTTTGAATGGAGTCTTAAAGGCTTGTGAGAAAAGACCAATCTCTTACGAAACTCTCGAGAGACTCGTCGAGGAAGTTGAATTGACTCTGCAAAGGCAGGGTACCACTGAGATACCATCAAAGCTCATAGGTGAATTAGTCATGACAAAGCTTAGACAGATAGACCAAGTTGCTTATGTGAGATTTGCATCTGTTTATAAAGATTTTCGTGAAATAGACCAATTTCTTGAAATAGTGAAAGAACTGAAAAAAGATCAGGAGGTGGAAAAATGA
- the greA gene encoding transcription elongation factor GreA → MNKKNVIQLTKEGYEELKQELDSLKQKLMYEISQRIKEARELGDLSENAEYDEAKNEQGRIGSRIAELEQILNNSEIIENMDSSQISVGSWVLIKNLNTGEERSVRLVSPQEADVFSNKISVDSPVGRALVGRKVGEIVKLKAPSGSVRYEIVGISTRSMEQE, encoded by the coding sequence ATGAACAAGAAAAATGTGATTCAATTAACAAAGGAAGGGTATGAAGAACTCAAGCAAGAACTGGACTCACTCAAGCAAAAGCTCATGTATGAGATTTCACAGAGGATAAAGGAAGCACGTGAACTGGGCGATCTTTCTGAGAACGCCGAATATGATGAAGCCAAGAACGAACAAGGAAGGATAGGAAGCAGAATAGCAGAACTCGAACAAATTTTGAACAACTCCGAGATCATTGAAAATATGGACTCAAGTCAGATTTCCGTAGGTTCATGGGTTTTGATAAAGAATCTGAACACAGGTGAAGAACGTTCAGTGAGACTTGTCAGCCCACAGGAGGCCGATGTTTTCTCAAATAAAATCAGTGTCGATTCACCTGTGGGAAGGGCACTTGTGGGAAGAAAAGTTGGTGAAATTGTGAAGTTGAAGGCACCTTCAGGTTCAGTCAGGTATGAAATAGTTGGTATAAGTACAAGATCCATGGAACAAGAATGA
- the lysS gene encoding lysine--tRNA ligase, producing MIEEIRKQRAKEIEELRSLGINPYPYKFEKKHTTKIIHQSYDFLQPGQVLENEKIITAGRVMTIRLHGKSCFFTLRDFDGKIQAYIRQEEVSEQKYDLFKKYVAPGDFVGIIGFPFKSKTGELTIYVKEYQLLSKSRRPLPEKWHGLKDKEVAYRQRYVDMIANDSTLERFKIRYKAISFIREFLIKRGFVEVETPILNFIPGGGAAKPFVTKLEALDCEMYLRIAPELHLKRYIVGGFERVFELGKNFRNEGISYKHSPEFTSIEIYQAYADYHDMMELTETLISSLVFHLYGSYKVNYQGTELDFTPPWRRLKMREFIKDKLGVDILGDDERLLEKVLKDRGVELDTNTRARMIEKLWDLVEDQVVQPTFLMDHPVEISPLAKRHREDPRLTERFEPIIFGMELGNAFSELNDPDDQFERFKSQLKLRDAGDEEAHRMDLDFIRALEYGLPPTGGLGIGIDRLMMLLTDSPSIRDVIAFPLVTQSDDEDVFEGSAAE from the coding sequence GTGATAGAAGAAATTCGCAAACAACGTGCGAAAGAAATTGAGGAACTTAGATCTCTTGGAATTAACCCATATCCATACAAATTTGAAAAAAAGCACACTACGAAGATTATTCACCAATCTTATGATTTTTTGCAGCCAGGACAGGTACTGGAAAATGAAAAAATCATAACTGCTGGTCGTGTTATGACGATCAGACTTCATGGCAAATCGTGTTTTTTCACATTGCGCGATTTTGATGGGAAAATACAGGCTTACATCAGGCAAGAAGAGGTTTCGGAGCAAAAATACGACCTGTTCAAGAAATATGTTGCACCAGGTGATTTTGTAGGAATAATTGGTTTTCCATTCAAAAGCAAGACAGGGGAATTGACTATATATGTCAAAGAATACCAATTGTTGAGCAAATCGAGAAGACCATTGCCAGAAAAATGGCATGGTTTGAAGGATAAAGAAGTAGCATACCGACAGCGATATGTCGATATGATAGCCAACGATTCGACTTTAGAGAGATTCAAAATTCGTTACAAAGCCATATCCTTTATAAGAGAGTTTTTGATCAAAAGAGGCTTTGTCGAAGTCGAAACCCCAATACTGAATTTCATACCTGGTGGTGGTGCAGCAAAGCCTTTTGTCACGAAGCTCGAGGCGCTTGATTGTGAAATGTATTTGAGAATAGCACCGGAACTTCATTTGAAAAGGTATATCGTTGGTGGGTTTGAAAGGGTGTTCGAGCTTGGTAAGAATTTTAGAAATGAAGGCATATCGTATAAACATAGTCCAGAATTCACATCGATAGAGATTTATCAAGCTTATGCGGATTATCACGATATGATGGAATTGACTGAAACACTTATCTCAAGCCTTGTTTTCCACTTATACGGTTCTTACAAAGTAAATTATCAAGGCACCGAGCTTGACTTCACTCCCCCTTGGAGGAGACTCAAAATGAGAGAGTTTATAAAAGATAAACTCGGTGTTGATATACTCGGAGACGACGAAAGACTACTTGAAAAGGTTTTGAAAGATCGAGGTGTTGAACTCGATACAAACACAAGAGCCAGAATGATAGAGAAACTTTGGGATTTGGTTGAAGATCAGGTCGTTCAGCCAACTTTCTTGATGGACCATCCGGTGGAAATCTCTCCCTTAGCTAAGAGACACAGAGAAGATCCAAGATTGACTGAACGATTTGAACCCATTATTTTTGGAATGGAACTGGGCAATGCATTCAGTGAGTTGAACGATCCAGACGATCAGTTTGAGAGGTTCAAATCTCAGTTGAAACTCAGAGACGCCGGTGATGAGGAAGCACACAGGATGGATTTAGATTTCATAAGAGCTCTGGAATATGGATTACCACCAACGGGAGGTCTTGGTATAGGTATTGACAGATTGATGATGCTTTTGACAGATTCACCATCTATTAGAGATGTCATAGCTTTTCCACTTGTCACTCAAAGTGATGATGAGGACGTGTTCGAAGGGAGTGCGGCAGAATGA
- a CDS encoding SurA N-terminal domain-containing protein, translated as MREWFKKWQKVIVWIIAASFIAGIAWWSVASYLSTRTSSGSSSIDQAVGYIKINGSSISDSATWVLPAELDSEYSNLLSRYGINSLDPLFQEPQQKANLLAQLLREKVIIHYAKQNKLTVTKKEIEAKLNEYKKQIEKDQSLSQYFKQQYGSVDVYLTKVLKPSIEKSLTQEKVMNSVAKVDTDEMKKHFEENLDQIKKNYDKVDAKLVSFSDENQAKTFMKKLLELDFDSAASEMNLSVMDYPGLTRGIFDEKYENDIFSGATGTVVGPIALGNSWYILEVEDATVVKDFNSFTLSDAYETEKNSLQSQKMQEWYDSYVKQNNVELVFANEIYDSWRKISETSTSTELEQIQQDLKKKIFSEDGTILPDAPDTLKSAYVVLIEKIQDSLSSDTTETKEKWQQLQNEKTLLVKNLYEQYPSSLEVARRMYDIDNQNLDVKYNYFSLLYSEIKPYLYPEYLQYLLQSIIEIESGFSSIALDTKASTEMRASSYYNLYDLSKSLEDATSARFYLEELKKIDPSYIDFEAALNELK; from the coding sequence ATGAGAGAATGGTTCAAGAAATGGCAAAAGGTCATAGTCTGGATTATAGCGGCTTCTTTCATTGCAGGAATCGCTTGGTGGTCAGTTGCCAGTTATCTTTCCACAAGGACTTCAAGTGGAAGTTCTTCTATCGACCAAGCAGTAGGTTATATCAAAATCAACGGCTCATCAATTTCAGATTCTGCAACGTGGGTTTTGCCAGCAGAACTCGACAGCGAGTACAGTAACCTTCTAAGCAGATACGGCATCAATTCGCTTGATCCATTGTTCCAAGAGCCACAACAAAAAGCCAATTTACTCGCACAGTTGTTGAGAGAAAAAGTAATAATTCATTACGCCAAACAGAATAAATTGACTGTCACTAAAAAAGAGATAGAGGCAAAACTGAACGAATACAAAAAGCAAATAGAGAAGGATCAATCCTTATCCCAATATTTCAAACAACAATATGGGAGTGTAGATGTCTACTTAACAAAGGTTTTAAAACCTTCTATTGAAAAATCTTTGACCCAAGAAAAGGTAATGAATAGCGTTGCCAAAGTAGATACCGATGAGATGAAAAAACACTTTGAAGAGAATCTTGATCAGATAAAGAAAAATTACGACAAAGTCGATGCTAAGTTGGTATCTTTCTCTGATGAAAATCAAGCAAAAACATTCATGAAAAAACTTTTGGAACTCGACTTTGATTCTGCCGCGAGTGAGATGAATCTGAGCGTGATGGATTATCCCGGTTTGACCAGGGGTATCTTCGATGAAAAATACGAGAATGACATATTCTCTGGTGCAACGGGGACAGTCGTCGGACCAATTGCATTGGGTAATTCTTGGTATATCTTAGAAGTAGAAGATGCTACAGTAGTCAAAGATTTCAATTCCTTTACCCTCTCGGATGCCTATGAAACGGAGAAAAATTCACTGCAGTCGCAAAAAATGCAAGAATGGTATGATAGCTATGTCAAACAGAACAATGTAGAGTTAGTTTTTGCAAACGAGATCTACGATTCTTGGAGAAAGATAAGCGAGACTTCAACATCTACTGAACTTGAACAGATTCAGCAGGATCTAAAGAAAAAGATCTTTTCTGAAGATGGTACGATCTTGCCCGATGCACCCGATACATTAAAGAGTGCCTATGTGGTCTTGATTGAAAAGATTCAAGATTCTTTGAGTTCAGATACCACCGAAACCAAAGAAAAATGGCAGCAACTCCAGAATGAGAAAACATTACTCGTGAAAAATTTGTACGAGCAGTATCCCAGTTCATTAGAAGTAGCCAGGAGAATGTATGACATCGATAATCAGAATTTGGACGTGAAGTACAATTACTTTTCATTACTATACTCAGAGATAAAGCCTTATCTATACCCTGAGTATCTTCAGTATCTGCTCCAGAGTATTATAGAAATCGAGTCAGGCTTTTCGAGTATAGCATTGGATACAAAGGCTTCAACAGAGATGCGTGCCAGTTCTTATTACAATCTGTACGACCTGAGCAAATCACTCGAAGATGCGACAAGTGCCAGGTTTTATTTAGAGGAGCTCAAGAAAATCGACCCAAGTTATATCGATTTTGAAGCAGCCCTGAACGAACTCAAGTGA
- a CDS encoding nucleoside kinase, whose product MEKLKLKINDTKEELMIDQGERLIDYVSKYSKYHSTPIVAARIDNAIVELNKPLDRGGTVDFIDLSTLDGLRIYQRGVLFLLHMVLKELYKDYQLWVLHSIGNALYCELRRNGERKNFTNEDISRIKDRMQQLIQQDIKFEKHEFYKNEAFEIFSNQGDADRIRLFKFRKKKTVKLYKCLDYYDYYYGYMPPSTGYLKYFDIDKQNDGLLLILPNQSDPKNVKKPNPLPKLSSVFLEYARWLDVIGINTVADLNELIASGERAVIDLMLLSEALHEKRIAQIAEQFANSGARVILIAGPSSSGKTTFAKRLLIQLKVFGFKPLSISLDDYFVDREKTPRDESGNFDFESIEAIDLELFNQNLIDLLEGKEVRLPRFDFKVGKRIWTDKPVKLDKNQPIVVEGIHGLNERLTSSIDRSYKFKIYVSALTQLNLDAHNRITTTDTRLLRRIVRDYKFRGHSALTTLRMWPNVRRGEERNIFPFQEEADVMFNSAIVYELAVLKIFAEQLLVQISPDEPEYSEALRLTKLLDYFLPITNIEDIPRSSILREFVGRSVFKY is encoded by the coding sequence TTGGAGAAGCTCAAACTCAAGATCAACGATACTAAAGAAGAATTAATGATCGATCAAGGCGAAAGATTGATAGATTATGTTTCAAAGTACAGTAAATACCATTCAACACCAATTGTTGCAGCAAGAATTGACAATGCGATAGTAGAACTGAATAAACCACTTGATAGGGGTGGAACAGTTGATTTCATAGATCTTTCCACGTTAGATGGTTTGAGGATCTATCAGAGAGGTGTGTTGTTCTTATTACACATGGTTTTGAAAGAATTGTACAAAGACTATCAGTTGTGGGTATTGCATTCCATTGGAAATGCGTTGTATTGCGAGTTGAGAAGAAACGGCGAGAGAAAAAATTTCACCAATGAAGATATATCAAGGATCAAAGATAGAATGCAGCAACTAATCCAGCAAGACATAAAATTTGAAAAACATGAATTTTACAAAAATGAAGCCTTCGAGATTTTTTCAAATCAAGGTGATGCAGACAGAATCAGACTATTCAAATTCAGAAAAAAGAAGACGGTGAAATTGTATAAATGTCTGGATTACTATGACTATTATTACGGTTATATGCCACCAAGTACGGGTTATCTGAAGTATTTTGACATTGATAAGCAAAACGACGGTCTTTTGTTGATTTTGCCGAATCAATCTGATCCTAAGAATGTCAAAAAACCAAACCCATTGCCGAAGTTGTCGTCGGTTTTCCTGGAATATGCTCGCTGGCTTGATGTCATAGGAATAAACACTGTGGCTGATCTGAACGAACTCATAGCCAGTGGTGAACGCGCAGTGATTGATTTGATGCTTCTCAGCGAGGCATTGCATGAGAAAAGAATCGCCCAAATCGCTGAGCAATTCGCCAATAGCGGTGCTCGCGTGATTCTCATAGCTGGCCCATCGTCTTCTGGTAAAACTACCTTCGCAAAACGTTTATTGATTCAGTTGAAGGTTTTTGGTTTCAAGCCTTTGAGCATCTCTCTTGACGACTATTTTGTAGACAGAGAAAAGACGCCGCGTGATGAATCGGGAAACTTCGATTTCGAGTCGATTGAAGCGATAGATTTAGAACTATTCAATCAAAATTTGATAGATCTACTTGAAGGAAAAGAAGTACGACTACCTCGTTTTGATTTCAAAGTTGGTAAAAGAATCTGGACAGATAAGCCTGTTAAGTTGGATAAAAATCAGCCAATTGTCGTTGAAGGTATCCATGGTTTAAACGAGAGATTGACATCTTCGATCGACAGATCGTATAAATTCAAAATATATGTAAGTGCTTTGACTCAACTCAATCTCGATGCACACAATCGGATAACGACGACCGATACCAGGTTGTTGAGAAGAATTGTACGGGATTACAAATTCAGAGGTCATTCTGCACTCACCACACTCAGAATGTGGCCGAATGTCAGAAGAGGAGAAGAGAGAAATATCTTCCCATTTCAAGAAGAGGCAGATGTCATGTTCAATTCGGCTATTGTATATGAACTCGCAGTACTCAAGATCTTTGCAGAACAGCTTTTAGTCCAGATTTCTCCAGATGAACCGGAATATTCAGAGGCATTGAGATTGACAAAGCTTTTAGATTATTTCTTACCAATCACGAACATCGAAGATATCCCAAGAAGTTCTATTCTCAGAGAATTTGTTGGAAGGAGTGTTTTCAAATATTGA
- a CDS encoding DUF4941 domain-containing protein yields the protein MVFFVVVAIALSCFSFDLYIGKKLMYSSADLENTMNWASFVSFMENYARMIGIDSLSIGEIGDFQYLVWNGHTVGFAAGSNVFVVDGITVKSKAVPMDSILTAFQLPFIKEESGIVLADMIINKIIQTDDIIDITYSGSNRLVFTQRQNQIDIVSDGFVAINGQIYKPGQLIKTVRTDKKIEQKIEMPGLIRIILMKETFSTGEIVLLNFDQASEIPEDGVLLFYSNGDDRIIIRPYSPDFEGSDWPIYAQNRKIAQQIATRFNLKLEICPLYSLPVGRISMVLLLSDDTKISQIEDYIKELLQ from the coding sequence GTGGTATTTTTCGTTGTAGTTGCTATCGCTCTGAGTTGTTTTTCATTTGATCTATACATCGGTAAAAAACTCATGTATTCATCGGCGGATCTTGAGAATACCATGAATTGGGCTTCTTTTGTTTCTTTTATGGAAAACTATGCAAGAATGATCGGTATTGATAGTCTATCTATCGGAGAGATCGGGGATTTTCAATATCTTGTGTGGAATGGACACACGGTGGGATTTGCCGCTGGTTCTAATGTCTTTGTGGTAGATGGAATTACAGTCAAGAGTAAGGCAGTCCCTATGGATAGCATTTTGACAGCCTTTCAATTGCCATTCATTAAAGAAGAATCTGGGATTGTATTAGCCGATATGATAATAAACAAGATAATCCAAACAGATGACATAATCGATATAACATATAGCGGTTCAAATAGACTTGTGTTCACACAGAGACAAAATCAAATAGATATTGTTAGTGATGGATTCGTCGCGATCAATGGTCAAATTTATAAACCAGGTCAATTGATAAAGACTGTGCGGACTGACAAAAAGATCGAGCAAAAGATTGAAATGCCGGGGCTCATTCGTATCATTCTCATGAAAGAAACTTTTTCAACTGGCGAGATCGTTCTCTTGAATTTCGATCAAGCTTCTGAAATCCCCGAAGATGGCGTTCTTCTTTTTTATTCAAATGGCGATGACAGAATAATTATCAGACCTTATTCACCAGATTTTGAAGGTTCCGATTGGCCGATTTACGCACAGAACAGAAAAATAGCTCAACAAATAGCAACACGTTTTAATCTCAAATTAGAAATATGTCCACTGTACAGCTTGCCCGTTGGAAGAATATCCATGGTTTTATTGCTTTCGGATGATACCAAGATATCTCAAATAGAAGATTATATAAAGGAGTTGCTTCAATAA
- a CDS encoding GerMN domain-containing protein, whose translation MRKQFLIFLVLLPVVILCRNYTLFYLNENLLPMSVNVSYDKDDVLNFLFDKLAEPVSGMTSFVPKNILRAYFFVEKSLVIDFRSAVLLGIDFQQERYLIHQILRTIFENFKAIDSVYITIDGKRADKLVNYVDIRYGFPRQIWSTWPVEGGS comes from the coding sequence ATGAGAAAGCAATTTTTGATTTTTCTTGTCTTATTGCCGGTAGTTATTCTATGCAGAAATTATACTCTGTTTTATCTGAATGAAAATTTGTTGCCAATGAGTGTGAATGTGAGTTATGATAAGGATGATGTATTGAATTTCTTGTTTGATAAACTCGCAGAGCCTGTGTCAGGTATGACGAGTTTTGTTCCAAAAAATATTCTAAGGGCATATTTTTTTGTCGAGAAATCCTTAGTCATTGATTTCAGATCGGCTGTCCTTTTGGGCATTGATTTCCAACAAGAGCGGTATCTGATTCATCAGATCTTGAGGACTATTTTTGAAAATTTCAAAGCAATAGATTCTGTCTATATTACAATCGACGGTAAAAGAGCCGATAAACTTGTCAATTACGTCGACATACGTTATGGATTTCCAAGGCAGATATGGTCTACTTGGCCAGTTGAGGGAGGATCATGA
- a CDS encoding tRNA (adenine-N1)-methyltransferase: MRENLVKPDDRVILEFEDGSSFIVQVQDTTLGTHKGVIDLGNLIGKPYGSKCESRNGNHFRIMRPRFVDEIFKMNRRTQIVYPKDIGYILLMLDIKEGDLVIDAGIGSGAMCAALARCVGPSGKVFAYEKREDFKNLAQSNLSKWGLLERVVIKLKDIKEGFDEIVDAIFLDVPDPWNYIQNCYNALIGSGNIGIVCPTTNQVQMVLAELEKYGFVGVEVWESLFRQYKPVHERLRPFDRMVAHTAFMIFARKVSEF; this comes from the coding sequence ATGAGAGAGAATCTTGTGAAGCCAGATGATAGAGTAATCCTTGAGTTTGAAGATGGTTCGAGTTTTATTGTACAAGTTCAAGATACAACTCTTGGAACTCACAAAGGTGTTATTGATTTGGGGAATCTAATTGGCAAGCCATATGGCAGTAAATGTGAGTCGAGAAATGGAAATCATTTCAGGATAATGCGTCCCAGATTTGTCGATGAAATCTTCAAAATGAATAGGAGAACACAAATTGTTTACCCAAAGGACATAGGTTATATATTACTGATGTTGGATATTAAAGAGGGTGATCTCGTAATAGACGCTGGGATTGGTAGTGGTGCAATGTGTGCAGCACTTGCAAGATGCGTTGGACCTTCTGGAAAAGTTTTTGCATATGAAAAGAGAGAGGATTTTAAAAACCTTGCACAGTCCAATCTATCGAAATGGGGTCTATTGGAAAGGGTTGTTATCAAACTCAAGGATATAAAAGAAGGTTTTGACGAAATCGTGGATGCTATTTTCTTGGATGTGCCTGATCCTTGGAATTACATTCAAAATTGCTATAATGCGTTGATTGGATCGGGAAATATAGGTATCGTTTGTCCGACAACCAACCAAGTACAAATGGTTCTTGCCGAACTTGAAAAATACGGTTTTGTCGGTGTAGAAGTGTGGGAAAGTTTATTCAGACAATACAAGCCCGTTCATGAAAGGCTTAGACCATTTGATAGAATGGTTGCTCACACGGCTTTCATGATATTTGCCAGGAAAGTCAGTGAATTTTGA